The following proteins are co-located in the Sulfurospirillum deleyianum DSM 6946 genome:
- a CDS encoding YdcF family protein has protein sequence MSTLYILSKLFTYLVLPPGIFILLFFFAVLYAKKFRLFFLANAVVFYLLSNAYVADWLLKPLEEPYNQPLHVTAVDAVIVLGGGHTQGVANLPLSSDAYKRMMWGLMVAKSHKLPLLFSGGGLYKEYLESDAFLDSLKELKSYLDIATPNSKSLATKEFSLHVEDKSLDTYQNAQFSKTAFEKAGVMGPTIYLVTSAYHMKRSIMLYEHFGFNVIPAATNFKINHREKDGWDYLPSAHALYKSYIALHEYAGLLSLKLRGI, from the coding sequence ATGAGTACACTCTACATTCTCTCTAAACTTTTTACATATCTGGTGTTACCGCCAGGTATATTTATTCTTCTCTTCTTTTTTGCAGTTCTGTATGCCAAAAAATTTCGTCTTTTTTTCCTTGCGAATGCTGTTGTTTTTTACCTTTTAAGCAATGCTTACGTGGCGGATTGGCTTCTAAAACCACTAGAAGAGCCTTACAACCAACCTTTACATGTAACTGCCGTGGATGCGGTTATTGTCTTAGGAGGAGGGCACACCCAAGGGGTTGCTAACTTGCCACTGAGCAGTGATGCCTACAAACGTATGATGTGGGGGCTCATGGTTGCCAAATCACACAAATTACCGCTACTCTTCAGCGGTGGTGGTCTTTACAAAGAATACTTAGAGAGCGATGCCTTTTTAGATAGCCTTAAAGAGCTTAAGAGCTATCTTGACATTGCAACACCTAATTCTAAGAGTTTAGCCACTAAAGAGTTCTCTTTACATGTAGAGGATAAAAGCCTCGATACCTACCAAAATGCGCAGTTTAGCAAAACGGCTTTTGAAAAAGCAGGTGTCATGGGGCCAACGATTTATCTCGTAACATCAGCCTATCATATGAAACGCTCCATCATGCTCTATGAGCATTTTGGCTTTAACGTCATTCCTGCTGCGACGAACTTTAAAATCAATCATCGAGAAAAAGATGGTTGGGACTATCTGCCTAGTGCCCATGCATTGTATAAGAGCTATATCGCATTACATGAATACGCAGGACTTTTGAGTCTGAAATTACGAGGAATTTAA
- the purM gene encoding phosphoribosylformylglycinamidine cyclo-ligase translates to MSTVSYKDAGVDIDAGNQFVENIKPLVKSTFDKNVIGGIGSFAGAYELPTGYQKPVILGATDGVGTKLKLAIDSGIYDTVGIDLVAMCANDLICNFGTPLFFLDYYAMSKLEIDASVNIVKGIAEGCKEAECSLIGGETAEMPGMYHGKDFDLAGFAVGIAEKDEMNRLPHVKAGDVLIALPSSGVHSNGFSLVRKIFFDKLGYTFETEFNGKPLIKTLLTPTRIYVKLFKALKEKINALAHITGGGIVENLPRVLPEGLQARVYTSKIKTLPIFDFMSQYVEESEMHRTFNMGVGMILVVSPENVDAVLNSSDGYVIGELTEGERSAIML, encoded by the coding sequence ATGAGTACAGTCAGCTACAAAGACGCTGGTGTCGATATAGACGCAGGAAACCAATTTGTCGAAAATATTAAACCCCTTGTAAAATCTACCTTTGATAAAAATGTCATTGGCGGCATTGGTTCATTTGCAGGTGCGTATGAGCTTCCAACAGGCTATCAAAAACCTGTTATTTTAGGTGCAACTGATGGCGTCGGCACGAAACTTAAACTTGCCATTGATTCGGGCATTTACGATACTGTTGGTATTGATTTGGTCGCGATGTGCGCGAATGATTTGATTTGTAACTTTGGAACACCGCTTTTCTTTTTGGATTATTATGCCATGAGTAAACTCGAGATTGATGCTTCGGTGAATATTGTCAAAGGCATTGCAGAGGGATGTAAAGAAGCAGAATGTTCATTGATTGGTGGCGAAACGGCTGAAATGCCAGGCATGTACCATGGTAAAGACTTTGACCTTGCGGGTTTTGCTGTAGGTATTGCAGAAAAAGATGAGATGAATCGTCTTCCTCACGTCAAAGCGGGTGATGTTCTCATTGCACTTCCAAGTTCAGGCGTTCACTCCAATGGTTTTTCACTGGTGCGTAAAATCTTTTTTGATAAATTAGGCTACACCTTTGAGACAGAATTTAACGGAAAACCTCTCATTAAAACCCTTTTAACACCGACACGCATCTATGTGAAACTCTTTAAAGCCCTTAAAGAAAAGATTAACGCTTTAGCGCACATCACAGGTGGTGGTATTGTCGAGAACTTACCTCGTGTCCTTCCTGAGGGCTTACAAGCACGTGTTTACACATCCAAAATCAAAACACTTCCTATTTTTGATTTTATGAGCCAATACGTCGAAGAGAGTGAAATGCACCGTACCTTTAACATGGGTGTAGGCATGATTTTAGTGGTGAGCCCTGAAAATGTGGACGCTGTTTTAAACAGTAGCGATGGCTATGTCATCGGTGAACTTACAGAGGGTGAGCGCAGCGCCATTATGCTCTAA
- the coaE gene encoding dephospho-CoA kinase (Dephospho-CoA kinase (CoaE) performs the final step in coenzyme A biosynthesis.) has protein sequence MAYEHAIVLTGSIGTGKSTVSKMLQERGFELIDADTISKEILPLHVKEVRALFGEGVVVNEAIDRKALGAIIFNDKEEREKLNALMRPLIREEILKRSEVLEQKGKPYIIDIPLYYESEGYDCKLVVVVYAPVEVQRKRLMQRENFTKEEAQKRIDAQISIEEKKILADFLINNSFDRKFLESEIEKFIHYVRGRYADCKI, from the coding sequence ATGGCGTATGAACACGCAATTGTCCTTACCGGTAGCATTGGAACAGGTAAAAGTACCGTTTCAAAAATGTTGCAAGAACGTGGGTTTGAGCTCATTGATGCCGATACCATCTCAAAAGAGATTTTACCTTTACATGTAAAAGAGGTGAGAGCGCTTTTTGGCGAGGGTGTGGTTGTGAATGAGGCCATCGATAGAAAGGCGTTAGGTGCGATTATTTTTAACGATAAAGAAGAACGTGAAAAGCTGAATGCTTTAATGCGTCCTCTCATTCGTGAAGAGATTTTAAAGCGCTCTGAAGTACTTGAGCAAAAAGGAAAGCCTTATATCATTGATATTCCGCTCTATTATGAGAGCGAGGGGTATGATTGTAAGTTGGTGGTTGTGGTTTATGCGCCCGTTGAAGTGCAGCGTAAGCGTTTAATGCAAAGAGAAAATTTTACCAAAGAAGAGGCACAAAAGCGTATTGATGCGCAGATTAGCATTGAAGAAAAGAAAATCTTAGCCGATTTTCTCATCAATAACTCGTTTGATAGAAAATTTTTAGAGAGCGAGATTGAAAAATTTATACACTATGTACGGGGAAGATATGCAGATTGCAAAATATAA
- the dapF gene encoding diaminopimelate epimerase has protein sequence MQIAKYNASGNDFVIFHTFHETDRSQLAQVLCHRQKGVGADGLIVLLPHGEYDFKWQFYNSDGSEASMCGNGTRACAHYAYTQGLAPKKMCFLTGAGVIASEVIECVVETELTTPKVLSESFEENGLTWHFCDTGVPHLVTFVEDVALFDKTIARQMRYKYNANVNYAMLKENTLHVRTYERGVEDETLACGTGMAACFYSAYRQKRVGESAKVYPTSGEELFMRIEDQTLFFKGEVQKVFETVWER, from the coding sequence ATGCAGATTGCAAAATATAATGCCAGTGGAAACGATTTTGTCATTTTTCACACCTTTCATGAAACAGATAGAAGCCAACTCGCACAGGTATTATGCCATAGACAAAAAGGTGTGGGTGCGGATGGTCTGATTGTTTTGCTTCCACATGGCGAATACGATTTTAAATGGCAATTTTATAACAGCGATGGCTCAGAGGCTTCGATGTGTGGCAATGGTACCAGAGCGTGTGCGCATTATGCGTATACACAGGGCTTAGCACCAAAAAAGATGTGCTTTTTAACAGGCGCAGGGGTGATTGCTTCAGAGGTGATAGAGTGTGTTGTGGAGACAGAATTAACCACACCTAAAGTGCTCAGTGAGTCCTTTGAAGAAAATGGTTTAACATGGCATTTTTGTGATACAGGTGTGCCTCATTTGGTCACCTTTGTGGAAGATGTTGCTTTGTTTGATAAAACCATAGCCCGTCAAATGCGTTACAAATACAATGCCAATGTGAATTACGCCATGTTGAAAGAAAATACTTTACATGTAAGAACCTATGAACGAGGCGTTGAGGATGAAACATTAGCGTGTGGAACGGGTATGGCAGCATGTTTTTACAGCGCATACCGACAAAAGCGTGTGGGAGAAAGCGCTAAGGTGTATCCAACCAGTGGTGAAGAGCTTTTTATGCGTATTGAAGATCAAACACTTTTCTTTAAAGGAGAGGTGCAAAAGGTCTTTGAAACGGTTTGGGAACGCTAA
- a CDS encoding glucosaminidase domain-containing protein, whose product MKVMVDRGNADILKDRAFITQFFAKAMPDAFRGLNHKNVGYLISLRNKYGVENLFDRDAYYKRIDVIPTSLALAQAALESGWGKSRFAREANNLFGHWTYSGVGLLPQNRNIGKTHMIRIFASLQKSVNSYMLNLNTNEAYKAFRDKRLKARENDKKFGGMEGASTMINYSELKEEYIKMLKEMIIQNNLLVFDR is encoded by the coding sequence ATGAAAGTCATGGTGGATAGAGGTAATGCGGACATTTTGAAGGATAGGGCGTTCATTACGCAATTTTTTGCGAAAGCGATGCCTGATGCGTTTCGGGGACTGAACCATAAAAATGTAGGCTATCTCATTTCACTGAGGAATAAATATGGTGTTGAAAATTTATTTGATAGAGATGCCTATTATAAGCGTATTGATGTCATTCCTACCTCTTTAGCTCTAGCACAAGCGGCGCTTGAAAGTGGGTGGGGAAAGAGTCGGTTTGCTAGGGAAGCCAATAACCTTTTTGGTCACTGGACCTATTCTGGAGTTGGATTGTTGCCACAAAATAGAAATATTGGTAAAACGCATATGATTCGTATCTTTGCTTCACTTCAAAAATCAGTGAATTCGTACATGCTTAACCTCAATACGAATGAGGCATACAAAGCTTTTCGAGATAAACGCCTCAAAGCACGAGAAAATGATAAAAAATTTGGGGGGATGGAAGGCGCATCTACGATGATTAATTATTCAGAACTCAAAGAAGAGTATATTAAAATGTTAAAAGAGATGATAATCCAAAATAATCTTTTGGTTTTTGATCGATAA
- the prfA gene encoding peptide chain release factor 1 produces MLKEKLLPFLDRYNELTMLLSDPNVSNDIKKMTALSKEQSNLEPIKEKTLEYFSTLEQIEENRFLLEDEELGELAKEELKLLEPHKEILEDEIKLLLLPKDPNDERNIFLEIRAGTGGDEAAIFAADLFKSYLRYAENRGWKVEVVSLSEGVLNGYKEVIALIKGQGAFSRLKYEGGVHRVQRVPLTESQGRVHTSAVTVAVMPEVDDVEVDIQEKDLKIDVMRSSGNGGQSVNTTDSAVRITHLPTGIVVVNQDGKSQHKNKDAAMKILKAKLYDMQMQERNAKESEARKQQVGSGDRSARIRTYNYPQNRITDHRVGLTLYRLDAIMEGGLYDELIDPIITHYQAELMKEANF; encoded by the coding sequence ATGTTAAAAGAAAAATTACTTCCCTTTTTAGATCGTTACAATGAATTAACAATGCTCTTAAGCGATCCAAATGTTTCCAATGATATCAAAAAAATGACAGCTCTTTCTAAAGAACAGTCCAATTTAGAGCCGATTAAAGAAAAAACGCTTGAGTATTTTTCAACACTGGAACAAATTGAAGAGAACAGATTTCTTTTAGAAGATGAAGAATTAGGTGAATTAGCCAAAGAGGAACTCAAACTCCTTGAACCGCACAAAGAGATTCTTGAAGATGAAATAAAACTTCTTTTACTTCCAAAAGACCCTAACGACGAACGCAATATCTTTCTTGAAATTCGAGCAGGAACGGGTGGTGATGAAGCGGCTATTTTTGCTGCTGATCTTTTTAAATCTTATTTGCGTTACGCTGAAAACAGAGGATGGAAAGTTGAAGTTGTCTCTTTAAGTGAGGGCGTTCTTAACGGTTATAAAGAGGTTATTGCACTTATTAAAGGGCAGGGTGCTTTTTCACGCCTCAAATACGAGGGTGGTGTTCACAGAGTTCAGCGTGTTCCACTCACAGAATCACAAGGAAGAGTACATACTTCAGCAGTGACGGTTGCCGTTATGCCAGAAGTAGACGATGTTGAAGTTGACATTCAAGAAAAAGATTTAAAAATTGATGTGATGCGCTCTTCTGGAAACGGTGGACAGTCAGTCAATACTACTGATAGTGCTGTGCGTATTACCCACTTGCCCACAGGTATTGTTGTCGTCAATCAAGATGGAAAATCACAGCATAAAAATAAAGATGCCGCAATGAAAATTCTCAAAGCAAAACTCTATGATATGCAAATGCAAGAACGCAATGCTAAAGAGAGTGAAGCGAGAAAACAACAAGTTGGTTCAGGAGATCGAAGTGCTCGTATTCGTACCTACAACTATCCACAAAACCGTATCACCGATCACCGAGTAGGATTAACCCTTTACCGTTTGGATGCGATTATGGAAGGTGGACTGTATGATGAGCTTATTGATCCTATCATCACCCACTACCAAGCAGAATTAATGAAAGAAGCCAATTTTTAA
- the rpsT gene encoding 30S ribosomal protein S20, with product MANHKSAEKRIRQTKKRTERNRFYKTRIKNLTKAVKEAVEAGDQAAAALALKNVNKSFHSYSSKGVLPKNTAARRVSRLAQLVNTLGNVAA from the coding sequence ATGGCAAACCATAAGTCAGCAGAAAAGCGTATTAGACAAACTAAAAAACGCACAGAGAGAAATAGATTTTATAAAACTAGAATCAAAAATCTTACAAAAGCTGTAAAAGAGGCTGTTGAAGCAGGTGATCAAGCGGCGGCTGCTCTTGCGTTAAAAAATGTCAATAAAAGTTTCCACTCTTACTCAAGCAAAGGTGTTTTACCTAAAAATACTGCAGCGCGTCGTGTAAGTAGATTGGCACAACTTGTTAATACACTAGGTAATGTTGCTGCATAA
- a CDS encoding potassium channel family protein codes for MKNSSLWLVLQKLRAPFLVIIVTYTISIVGLLIIDGVDAQGNPYHLSIFDAFYFISYTATTIGFGETPFAFTYPQRIWVSISIFITVTGWFYSLGSLVALLQDKLFLEEFSRAKFRRSIAFLKERYIIILGYNSITSEIIKKANESGLRAVVIEKEEEKRNHLLLENFTPPVYCLNADAYNPEALEMAGIKSPYCRAIVSLFENDALNLRIALTSKVLNPNITMAIKSTTKNQTENLMDIGVQIIENPFEIIADHIHMAINAPHTLKIVRWIYGLCNLYDTPLHLPQGKYIVCGYGRMGKNIYEVLKANHFEIAFAEIDPSKKEHPHLMEQPKVLIGDGDDKEMLKALDIDTCVAIIAGTNDDTTNLSILATAKKLNPNIMTIARENELEDFSIFESSNIDTIFIPAKVLINKTINAILNPALDLFIKNVHNLDESAIIQLTKKLLDIDLHPQLFTLKLDENQASILYQESLNNPLTLSLLRTSLKNRHFTNNLIPLMRIRQKKVELLPDWETPLERNDIYLFAGDANAKDHLEYIANNVYEFYYAYYGEEKSSFKRWFSKN; via the coding sequence GTGAAAAATAGTTCGTTATGGCTCGTTCTCCAAAAATTACGTGCCCCTTTTTTGGTCATTATTGTCACCTATACCATTTCCATTGTCGGGCTATTGATCATTGATGGAGTAGATGCTCAGGGAAATCCTTATCACTTGAGCATTTTTGATGCTTTTTATTTTATTAGCTATACCGCAACTACGATTGGTTTTGGTGAAACACCTTTTGCATTTACTTATCCCCAACGTATTTGGGTTTCTATCTCTATCTTTATTACGGTAACAGGTTGGTTTTACAGTCTAGGCTCTTTAGTGGCACTCTTACAAGATAAGCTCTTTTTAGAGGAGTTTTCTCGTGCAAAATTTCGACGTAGTATCGCTTTTTTAAAAGAGCGCTATATCATTATTTTAGGTTACAACAGCATTACTAGTGAAATTATTAAAAAAGCGAATGAATCAGGTTTACGTGCGGTGGTTATTGAAAAAGAAGAGGAGAAACGAAACCATCTGCTCCTAGAAAATTTTACACCGCCCGTCTATTGCCTCAATGCAGATGCTTATAATCCAGAAGCCCTTGAAATGGCAGGTATAAAATCCCCTTATTGCCGTGCGATTGTGAGTCTTTTTGAAAATGATGCCCTTAACCTTCGTATTGCGCTTACCTCTAAAGTGCTCAATCCAAATATTACCATGGCCATTAAATCCACAACTAAAAATCAAACTGAAAATCTCATGGATATTGGTGTTCAAATTATTGAAAATCCGTTTGAAATTATTGCCGATCATATTCATATGGCTATCAACGCACCTCACACCCTTAAAATTGTTCGCTGGATTTATGGACTGTGCAATCTCTATGATACGCCTTTACACTTACCTCAGGGAAAATATATCGTTTGCGGTTATGGACGTATGGGGAAAAACATCTATGAAGTTCTCAAAGCAAACCATTTTGAAATTGCTTTTGCGGAAATCGACCCAAGCAAAAAAGAGCATCCACATCTCATGGAACAACCCAAAGTCCTTATTGGTGATGGAGATGATAAAGAGATGCTTAAAGCATTAGATATTGATACCTGTGTTGCTATTATTGCAGGAACCAATGATGACACAACCAATCTCTCTATTTTAGCAACTGCTAAAAAACTCAATCCCAACATCATGACCATCGCACGTGAAAATGAATTGGAAGATTTTTCTATTTTTGAGAGTTCCAATATTGACACAATTTTTATACCCGCTAAAGTACTCATCAATAAAACCATCAATGCCATTTTAAACCCAGCGCTTGATCTTTTCATTAAAAATGTTCACAACCTTGATGAAAGTGCGATTATTCAACTCACTAAAAAGCTTTTAGACATTGACCTTCATCCGCAACTTTTCACACTTAAACTGGATGAAAACCAAGCTTCCATTCTCTACCAAGAGTCCTTAAACAATCCACTTACCCTCTCTTTACTAAGAACATCTCTTAAAAACAGACACTTTACAAACAACCTTATTCCACTCATGCGGATCCGTCAAAAGAAAGTTGAACTACTTCCTGATTGGGAGACACCTTTAGAACGCAATGATATCTACCTTTTTGCAGGAGATGCCAATGCAAAAGATCATCTTGAGTACATCGCTAATAATGTTTATGAGTTTTATTATGCTTATTATGGCGAAGAAAAAAGTTCTTTTAAACGGTGGTTCTCTAAAAATTAA
- a CDS encoding DUF6394 family protein, translated as MNLDKVISGFFIILAMTLNFGFFYGDLTDLEVHSKYELFAAVVVNIIATTLKIGDKTQLGSVLLASSFVADIQLIAAASVWTIASYAYTIDKEITSMIISLSGGALLANITSVLLYIGDTLKSKR; from the coding sequence ATGAATCTCGATAAAGTCATCTCAGGATTTTTTATTATTTTAGCTATGACGCTCAATTTTGGTTTTTTTTACGGGGATTTAACAGATTTGGAAGTACACAGCAAATACGAACTTTTCGCCGCCGTTGTGGTTAACATTATCGCCACAACACTCAAAATTGGTGACAAGACCCAATTAGGCTCCGTTTTGTTAGCCAGTAGTTTTGTCGCAGATATCCAGCTCATTGCAGCTGCGTCTGTTTGGACGATTGCAAGTTATGCGTACACCATTGATAAAGAAATAACCTCTATGATTATTAGTCTCAGTGGAGGTGCTTTACTGGCAAATATTACTAGTGTATTACTCTATATTGGGGATACACTCAAATCCAAACGCTGA
- the glmM gene encoding phosphoglucosamine mutase encodes MKLFGTDGVRGKAGKKLNAFMAMRLAMAAGIYFRKNSITNKILVGKDTRRSGYMIENAIVSGLTAVGYDVRQIGPMPTPAIAFLTEDMRCDAGIMISASHNPYFDNGIKFFDSFGNKLGEKEEAEIEKIYFDEALIEANQKIEFDIGRSKRVDDVIGRYIVQIKNSFPKFLTLKGVRIVLDTANGAAYKVAPTIFSELGADVVMINNDPNGSNINLNCGALHPEELGEEVRRLRADVGFAFDGDADRLVVVDENGNPIHGDKLLGKIATFLQSQNRLANKGVCVTVMSNQALEDYLAKAGIKTYRCDVGDKNVLECLYKEKINFGGEQSGHIILSDFAKTGDALVAALAVMHCILTEKKSVSQLFNSFELYPQLQQNIKVDNKIPLLELKGYSSLVSELEAQKIRVLIRYSGTENLLRILLEGQDEKVLENAMEKSVKFFKSTLNE; translated from the coding sequence ATGAAACTTTTTGGAACCGATGGTGTACGAGGAAAAGCAGGTAAAAAACTGAACGCCTTTATGGCAATGCGTTTAGCGATGGCAGCGGGGATTTATTTTCGTAAAAATTCTATTACCAATAAAATTTTAGTAGGAAAAGATACCAGACGTAGCGGGTATATGATTGAAAATGCGATTGTCTCAGGACTCACCGCAGTGGGATATGATGTGAGACAAATAGGTCCGATGCCAACTCCTGCTATTGCTTTTTTAACGGAAGATATGCGTTGTGATGCGGGTATTATGATTAGTGCGTCACACAATCCGTATTTTGATAATGGCATTAAATTTTTCGATAGTTTTGGCAATAAATTGGGGGAAAAAGAGGAAGCAGAGATTGAAAAAATCTATTTTGATGAAGCACTCATTGAAGCTAATCAAAAAATAGAGTTTGATATTGGTCGTTCAAAGCGAGTCGATGATGTTATTGGGCGGTATATCGTTCAAATTAAAAATTCTTTTCCAAAGTTTTTGACGCTCAAAGGAGTGCGCATTGTCTTAGACACCGCCAATGGAGCCGCGTACAAAGTTGCCCCAACCATTTTTAGCGAATTAGGTGCTGATGTTGTGATGATTAATAATGACCCAAATGGGAGTAACATCAATCTGAACTGTGGAGCGCTTCATCCTGAAGAGTTAGGCGAAGAGGTAAGACGTTTGCGTGCTGATGTGGGATTTGCTTTTGATGGCGATGCTGATAGATTGGTTGTGGTGGATGAAAATGGCAATCCCATTCATGGGGATAAGCTATTGGGCAAAATTGCAACCTTCTTACAGAGTCAAAACAGGTTAGCTAACAAAGGTGTTTGTGTTACTGTTATGAGCAATCAAGCGTTAGAAGATTATTTAGCCAAAGCAGGGATTAAAACGTATCGTTGTGATGTGGGAGACAAAAACGTTTTAGAGTGCTTATATAAGGAAAAAATTAACTTTGGTGGGGAACAGAGTGGGCATATTATTCTCTCTGATTTTGCGAAAACAGGTGATGCGTTAGTGGCGGCTCTCGCTGTGATGCATTGTATACTCACAGAGAAAAAAAGTGTGAGTCAATTATTTAATTCTTTTGAACTCTATCCTCAACTTCAGCAAAACATAAAAGTGGATAATAAAATTCCTCTCTTAGAGTTAAAAGGTTATAGCTCTTTGGTTTCAGAATTGGAGGCTCAAAAAATAAGAGTCTTAATTCGTTACTCAGGTACAGAAAATTTACTGCGTATTTTACTGGAAGGGCAAGATGAAAAGGTGCTTGAAAATGCTATGGAAAAGAGCGTCAAATTTTTCAAAAGTACTTTAAATGAATAG
- the lspA gene encoding signal peptidase II: protein MNRQILTLFISLCAIFVIDQGIKNLFLEGFRWQGDFFSLILTYNKGVAFSMFSFLDAYLKYIQLCLVGGLGVYLLFQKEVLYQYALPIGIIAGAAFSNIYDRFLHEGVVDYFFWHYGFEFAVFNFADVMIDLGVVIILWRSWRKPNVSPK, encoded by the coding sequence ATGAATAGACAAATATTGACGCTTTTTATATCCCTCTGCGCTATTTTTGTGATTGATCAAGGGATTAAAAATCTTTTTTTAGAGGGCTTTCGTTGGCAGGGAGATTTTTTCTCTTTAATATTGACCTACAATAAAGGGGTTGCCTTTTCGATGTTCTCTTTTTTAGATGCGTATCTTAAATACATTCAACTCTGTTTAGTAGGTGGATTGGGCGTTTATCTTCTGTTTCAAAAAGAGGTGTTATACCAATACGCCTTGCCTATTGGTATCATCGCAGGTGCGGCATTTAGTAATATTTATGACCGTTTTTTACATGAAGGCGTGGTTGATTATTTTTTTTGGCATTATGGTTTTGAATTTGCAGTCTTTAATTTTGCGGATGTGATGATTGATTTAGGCGTGGTCATCATTTTGTGGCGCTCATGGAGAAAACCTAACGTGAGTCCTAAGTAA